The nucleotide window ATCACACAACCGTTTAAACAGCGCATTCAAGATTTGAAATCGGAATACGACCGCCTGAAAATAGGGAAAGAAGGGCTTTTAGCGATGATTGATGAGGTGGAGATCCCGGAGAATGTTTATAACTCAAATGCCATAGAAAATTCAACTCTTACGCTGAAAGAAACAGAAAAAATTTTGCTGGAACAGGAACTGTCCCGCAACATATCTCTTCGCGAGGTTTTTGAGGCGAAAAACCTGGCAAGAGTTATTAACTACAAGCGCAATAAATCACACAATGAAGAATTAACAAAAGACAGAATACTGCTTTTGCACCAAATGCTCCTCGGCGGGATTGATGATGGAATTTCAGGGCGCTTCCGCAAGAAGGGAGAATTCGTGCGCGTTGCCTCGCATATAGCCCCTGCGCCCGAACACGTAGAACGGATGATTGAGGATATTTTGTCTGAATACAGGAGCAATATGGGCTCTTATTTTTTAGATAAAATAGCAAGGTTTCATTTGGATTTTGAAAACATACATCCTTTTTGCGACGGGAACGGCCGTATGGGGCGGGTCATTATCAATTATCAATTTTTGGCTCTCGGGTTTCCGCGTGTTATTATCCGCAATAAAGAGAAAGGCATTTATTATCAGGCGTTTAGAAATTACGAAGAAAGAAAAGGCACAAAAACAATGGAAAAAATACTGGCGCTGGCTGTTATAGAGTCGCTGCATAAGCGGGTTTCCTATTTGAAAGGAGATGTTATTATAAGTTTGTCGGAGTTTATCAAAAAACATAAGCTGAAGGCGCCTGCCGTTACTAACGCGGCCCGCCGTCAGACG belongs to Candidatus Omnitrophota bacterium and includes:
- a CDS encoding Fic family protein, which produces MPITQPFKQRIQDLKSEYDRLKIGKEGLLAMIDEVEIPENVYNSNAIENSTLTLKETEKILLEQELSRNISLREVFEAKNLARVINYKRNKSHNEELTKDRILLLHQMLLGGIDDGISGRFRKKGEFVRVASHIAPAPEHVERMIEDILSEYRSNMGSYFLDKIARFHLDFENIHPFCDGNGRMGRVIINYQFLALGFPRVIIRNKEKGIYYQAFRNYEERKGTKTMEKILALAVIESLHKRVSYLKGDVIISLSEFIKKHKLKAPAVTNAARRQTIPAFREKGIWKIGEK